The following proteins are encoded in a genomic region of Galbibacter sp. BG1:
- a CDS encoding tryptophan 2,3-dioxygenase family protein: MDIKPEIEAQIAKLEEKYKNSGQDLSSYLDGLLYEKYLTYWDYIHLDTLLSLQIPRTHFPDEEIFIMYHQITELYFKLIIHEQKQLIDDKVQKLDFLITKIERINNYYKILINSFNVMINGMDRSQFLKYRMALLPASGFQSAQFRMIEIYSTPIYNLLPANVKQELDENAPLEELYENIYWKKGAVDTKTNEKTLTLKQFEYRYTPRFMRIANEVKGVTIYEKFLNLPDEVKNNPLLINAMKELDVNANVNWNLMHMGAAYKHLSKDKQTIDATGGTNWKDYLPPSFQKIIFFPEIWSETEKADWGKQWVEHMFNPQTN; this comes from the coding sequence ATGGATATAAAGCCGGAAATTGAAGCGCAAATTGCAAAGCTTGAAGAGAAATACAAAAATTCGGGTCAAGATCTTAGCTCTTATTTAGACGGACTCCTTTACGAAAAATACTTAACGTATTGGGATTACATTCATCTTGATACGCTTTTGAGCTTGCAAATACCGCGAACGCATTTTCCAGATGAAGAAATCTTCATCATGTACCATCAAATTACAGAACTGTATTTTAAACTCATTATCCATGAGCAAAAGCAGTTGATTGATGACAAGGTTCAGAAATTGGACTTCTTAATTACCAAAATTGAGCGCATCAATAATTATTATAAAATTTTGATCAATTCATTTAATGTAATGATTAATGGAATGGATCGATCGCAGTTTTTAAAGTACCGCATGGCCTTGCTTCCTGCAAGCGGATTTCAATCGGCACAGTTTAGGATGATAGAGATTTATTCTACTCCCATATACAATTTACTTCCGGCAAATGTAAAGCAAGAATTAGATGAAAACGCCCCGCTTGAAGAGCTTTACGAAAATATTTATTGGAAAAAAGGTGCGGTAGATACTAAAACCAATGAAAAAACGCTTACCTTAAAGCAGTTTGAGTACAGGTATACGCCAAGATTCATGAGAATAGCAAATGAGGTAAAAGGTGTTACTATTTACGAAAAATTCTTAAATTTGCCCGACGAAGTAAAAAATAACCCGTTGCTAATCAACGCGATGAAAGAGCTAGATGTAAATGCAAACGTTAATTGGAACTTAATGCATATGGGTGCCGCCTATAAACATTTGAGCAAAGACAAGCAAACGATTGATGCTACGGGAGGAACAAATTGGAAAGATTATTTGCCACCAAGTTTTCAGAAAATAATATTTTTTCCTGAGATTTGGAGCGAAACAGAGAAAGCCGACTGGGGAAAGCAGTGGGTGGAGCATATGTTTAACCCTCAAACAAATTAA
- a CDS encoding peptidoglycan DD-metalloendopeptidase family protein: protein MPKNVFALVCLALLAFVACKEEKREKVEEANVVKAADLKPIEVKEFGYNLNQYYVVRDTVKAGDSFGEILQRNNLDYPQIYNIVEGAKDSFNIASLQVGKPYTLLCTKGDSLQVPKCFIYQPNSIDYVVVDFADSTLVKKGKKEVKLVEREATGIINGSLYQTLQEQGLSPIVAYKMSDVYAWTIDFFRIQKGDRFKVIFTEKYIDDSIYAGVDKIKAAYFEHKGEPIYSFRFETDSTKHIVDYFDENAKNLRRAFLKAPVQFSRISSRYNLKRRIAYYGNKIRPHKGTDFAAPVGTPILSTANGTVVESARRGGNGNYVKVKHNGTYSTQYLHMSKRKVNVGQYVKQGDVIGWVGMTGNTSGPHVCYRFWKNGRQVDPFKQDLPKAEPIGDSLKVKYLAHIEPIKARLDSLVFPSEETTNEEEFLTELNQKNAISSNKSN from the coding sequence ATGCCAAAGAATGTATTCGCACTTGTATGTTTAGCCTTATTGGCTTTCGTAGCGTGCAAAGAAGAGAAGAGAGAGAAGGTAGAAGAGGCCAATGTGGTAAAAGCGGCGGACCTAAAACCTATTGAAGTAAAGGAATTTGGATACAATTTAAACCAATATTACGTAGTAAGGGATACGGTAAAGGCTGGAGACAGTTTTGGTGAAATACTACAACGAAATAATCTAGACTACCCACAAATATACAATATTGTAGAAGGCGCTAAAGATTCTTTTAATATAGCTAGTCTACAAGTAGGGAAACCTTATACCCTTTTATGTACTAAGGGAGATTCACTTCAAGTACCAAAATGTTTTATTTACCAGCCGAACAGCATCGACTACGTAGTGGTCGATTTTGCTGATTCCACTTTGGTTAAAAAAGGGAAGAAAGAAGTGAAATTAGTAGAACGGGAGGCAACAGGAATCATTAATGGTTCTCTATACCAAACCTTGCAAGAACAAGGCTTGAGCCCAATTGTAGCTTATAAAATGTCTGATGTGTATGCATGGACCATCGACTTCTTCAGAATTCAAAAAGGAGATCGCTTCAAGGTTATTTTTACTGAAAAGTATATCGATGATTCTATTTACGCTGGTGTCGATAAAATTAAGGCAGCATATTTTGAACATAAAGGTGAACCTATTTATTCGTTCCGTTTCGAAACCGATTCTACCAAACATATTGTAGATTATTTTGATGAAAATGCAAAGAATTTAAGAAGGGCATTTTTAAAGGCTCCAGTGCAGTTTAGTAGAATATCTTCCCGTTACAATTTAAAACGAAGAATTGCCTACTACGGAAATAAGATTAGACCTCATAAAGGAACAGATTTTGCCGCGCCCGTAGGGACACCCATTCTGTCTACTGCAAATGGTACGGTAGTAGAGTCTGCTAGAAGAGGGGGAAATGGTAACTATGTAAAAGTTAAACACAACGGTACTTATAGCACACAATACCTCCATATGAGCAAGCGTAAAGTGAATGTTGGTCAATATGTAAAACAAGGCGATGTCATCGGTTGGGTAGGTATGACCGGGAATACAAGCGGGCCTCACGTATGCTACCGTTTTTGGAAAAATGGAAGACAGGTAGATCCTTTTAAGCAAGATTTGCCAAAGGCAGAACCCATTGGGGATTCCCTTAAAGTAAAATACCTTGCGCATATTGAGCCTATAAAAGCAAGATTGGATTCCTTAGTTTTTCCTAGTGAAGAAACTACCAATGAAGAAGAATTTTTAACAGAACTAAATCAGAAGAATGCCATTAGCAGCAATAAATCCAACTAA
- the pgi gene encoding glucose-6-phosphate isomerase — translation MPLAAINPTKLEAWKKLQEHYNTFQDTTIKSLFAQDSQRANKYTIQWNDFYLDYSKNRIDDTTHKLLLQLADEVKLKDAIEKYFSGDLINETENRAVLHTALRAKEREKIFVDGENVVPEVYEVKEKIKNFTESIISGTKKGHTGKAFTDVVNIGIGGSDLGPAMVTEALQYYQNHLNVHFVSNVDGDHVHEVIKKLDPETTLFVIVSKTFTTQETLSNATTIKNWFLKSASQKDVAAHFVAVSTNLEKIAEFGIDSENVFPMKDWVGGRFSLWSAVGLSIALAVGYDNFDKLLAGANAMDEHFKETPFEKNIPVILALLSVWYNNFYGAESEALIPYSQYLHRLSAYLQQGTMESNGKSVDRNGEKVTYQTGTIIWGEPGTNSQHAFFQLIHQGTKLIPADFIGFTESLHGDKDHHDKLMANYFAQTEALLNGKTEAEVRAELEEKNLSEEEIEKLLPFKLFEGNKPTNSLLIHKLTPQALGELIAMYEHKIFVQGVIWNIFSFDQWGVELGKQLASTILKDINSEKVSNHDNSTLNLLEFYKRS, via the coding sequence ATGCCATTAGCAGCAATAAATCCAACTAAATTAGAAGCTTGGAAAAAGCTACAAGAACACTACAATACATTTCAGGATACTACAATAAAAAGTTTATTTGCACAAGACTCCCAAAGAGCAAACAAATATACCATTCAATGGAATGATTTTTATTTGGATTATTCCAAAAATAGAATCGACGATACCACGCATAAGTTATTATTGCAATTAGCAGATGAGGTAAAACTTAAGGATGCTATCGAAAAGTATTTTTCGGGTGACCTTATTAACGAAACAGAGAATAGAGCTGTATTACATACGGCATTGAGGGCTAAGGAAAGGGAGAAAATATTTGTTGATGGGGAAAATGTGGTACCTGAAGTTTATGAGGTAAAAGAAAAGATAAAAAACTTTACTGAAAGTATTATTTCTGGAACTAAAAAAGGACATACAGGAAAGGCATTTACCGATGTGGTAAATATAGGTATTGGTGGCTCAGACCTTGGTCCGGCGATGGTAACGGAAGCACTTCAATATTATCAAAACCATCTCAACGTTCATTTTGTAAGTAATGTAGATGGAGACCACGTGCATGAGGTCATTAAAAAGTTGGATCCAGAGACAACCCTTTTTGTAATTGTTTCCAAAACCTTTACAACCCAAGAAACCTTAAGCAACGCTACTACCATTAAAAATTGGTTTTTAAAGTCGGCTTCACAAAAAGATGTTGCGGCGCATTTTGTGGCAGTTTCCACAAATTTGGAAAAAATAGCAGAATTTGGGATCGACTCCGAAAATGTTTTCCCAATGAAAGATTGGGTTGGAGGCCGTTTTTCTCTTTGGAGTGCTGTGGGGTTATCTATAGCCTTGGCCGTTGGTTACGACAACTTCGATAAGTTATTGGCCGGGGCAAATGCTATGGACGAACATTTTAAGGAAACACCATTCGAAAAAAATATCCCTGTTATTTTGGCACTATTGAGTGTATGGTACAATAACTTTTATGGAGCAGAAAGCGAAGCGTTAATTCCGTATTCGCAATACCTTCATAGATTATCCGCATACTTACAGCAAGGCACTATGGAAAGTAACGGGAAAAGTGTGGACAGAAATGGCGAAAAAGTAACCTACCAAACAGGAACAATTATTTGGGGAGAACCTGGTACCAATTCACAACATGCTTTCTTTCAACTAATCCATCAAGGAACTAAATTAATCCCAGCGGATTTTATTGGCTTTACGGAATCTTTACATGGAGATAAAGACCATCACGATAAATTAATGGCCAATTATTTTGCGCAAACGGAAGCTTTGCTGAACGGTAAAACAGAAGCTGAAGTAAGGGCAGAATTGGAAGAAAAAAATCTTTCAGAAGAAGAAATAGAGAAACTATTGCCTTTTAAACTTTTTGAAGGTAATAAACCTACAAACTCATTATTGATTCACAAATTAACCCCACAGGCTTTGGGAGAGTTGATAGCGATGTACGAGCATAAAATTTTTGTACAAGGGGTGATTTGGAATATTTTTAGTTTCGATCAATGGGGGGTAGAATTAGGAAAACAATTGGCTTCTACCATATTGAAAGATATAAATTCTGAAAAAGTTAGTAATCACGACAATTCCACGTTAAATCTTTTAGAATTTTATAAAAGGAGTTAA